One genomic segment of Sanyastnella coralliicola includes these proteins:
- a CDS encoding DUF5522 domain-containing protein, producing MKSLDPEDFYYSEEGFVVFTEKYHLKRGYCCKSGCKHCPYGYDKKTGRIKS from the coding sequence ATGAAATCTCTTGACCCCGAAGACTTTTATTACAGCGAAGAAGGATTCGTCGTTTTCACAGAAAAGTACCACTTGAAACGTGGCTACTGCTGTAAAAGCGGCTGCAAGCACTGTCCGTACGGTTACGACAAGAAAACGGGCCGTATCAAATCATAA
- a CDS encoding urocanate hydratase, translating into MSTMTAETLTKEAFQSHLSAGIPSGLPEHPGIDSNVSHAPRRKDILDTEEKELAIRNALRYFPKDLHSALAKEFADELKTYGRVYMYRYRPTYEMKARPIDWYPAQCQQAAAIMLMIQNNLDYAVAQHPNELITYGGNGAVFQNWAQYHLVMKYLSEMTEEQTLVMYSGHPLGLFPSHKDAPRVVVTNGMMIPNYSKPDDWEKFNALGVTQYGQMTAGSYMYIGPQGIVHGTTITVLNAGRKLTGGGSLAGKLFVTAGLGGMSGAQPKAGNIAGVVSVTAEVNPAAAYKRHEQGWVDEVITDINELCEKVRASKEAGEVKSYAYLGNIVDVWEAFDAQNIHVDLGSDQTSLHNPWAGGYYPADISFEDANEMMAAEPEKFRDAVKETLRRHAGAVNRHTAKGTYFFDYGNAFLLESSRAGADVMAADGKRFKYPSYVQDILGPMCFDYGFGPFRWVCCSGDPADLQLTDNIACEVLEEMRQVSPPEIQQQMADNIQWIKGAQENQMVVGSQARILYADAEGRMKIAKAFNDAIAEGKLNGPVVLGRDHHDVSGTDSPYRETSNIYDGSSFTADMAVQNFAGDAFRGATWISLHNGGGVGWGEVVNGGFGMLLDGSADSERRLKMMLHWDVNNGIARRSWARNDEAIFAIKRAMEDEPRLKVTLPNIVDDNDLDGLFD; encoded by the coding sequence ATGAGCACAATGACTGCTGAGACCTTGACCAAAGAAGCTTTTCAATCACACCTGAGTGCAGGAATTCCTTCAGGTTTACCTGAGCACCCAGGGATTGATTCCAATGTTAGTCACGCCCCTCGTCGTAAAGACATTCTTGATACTGAAGAAAAAGAGCTTGCCATCCGCAATGCCCTTCGCTATTTCCCAAAGGATCTCCATTCCGCGCTAGCGAAAGAATTTGCAGACGAACTCAAAACATACGGACGCGTATACATGTACCGCTACCGTCCGACTTATGAAATGAAAGCGCGTCCGATCGACTGGTACCCTGCACAATGTCAGCAGGCAGCAGCGATCATGTTGATGATTCAAAACAACCTGGATTACGCCGTAGCTCAACACCCCAATGAGTTGATCACCTACGGTGGAAATGGCGCGGTTTTCCAGAACTGGGCGCAGTATCACTTGGTGATGAAGTATCTCTCGGAAATGACCGAAGAGCAAACCTTGGTGATGTACAGCGGACACCCACTCGGACTTTTCCCTTCTCATAAAGATGCTCCACGAGTGGTGGTGACGAATGGAATGATGATTCCAAACTATTCGAAGCCAGATGATTGGGAAAAATTCAATGCTTTAGGAGTTACACAGTATGGTCAGATGACCGCTGGTTCGTACATGTACATTGGACCTCAAGGAATCGTTCACGGTACTACCATTACTGTGTTGAATGCAGGCCGCAAACTCACTGGAGGCGGAAGCCTTGCTGGTAAATTATTCGTGACTGCTGGTCTTGGCGGTATGAGTGGTGCACAGCCGAAGGCCGGTAATATCGCTGGCGTTGTTTCTGTAACCGCAGAGGTGAACCCAGCCGCGGCGTACAAACGTCATGAGCAAGGATGGGTTGATGAGGTAATCACTGATATCAACGAACTCTGTGAAAAGGTGCGCGCCTCAAAAGAAGCCGGTGAGGTGAAGTCATACGCTTACCTCGGTAACATCGTAGACGTGTGGGAGGCTTTTGACGCACAGAACATCCATGTAGACCTTGGTTCTGATCAAACATCGTTGCACAACCCGTGGGCGGGTGGTTACTACCCTGCCGACATCAGCTTTGAAGATGCAAATGAGATGATGGCTGCTGAGCCGGAGAAATTCCGTGACGCGGTCAAGGAGACCTTGCGTCGTCATGCTGGGGCGGTCAATCGCCATACAGCAAAAGGAACTTACTTCTTCGACTATGGTAATGCGTTCTTGTTAGAGTCTTCACGCGCCGGAGCAGACGTGATGGCCGCTGATGGAAAGCGTTTCAAATACCCGAGCTACGTCCAAGACATCCTTGGGCCAATGTGTTTCGATTACGGTTTTGGTCCGTTCCGTTGGGTGTGTTGTTCGGGAGATCCAGCTGATCTTCAATTGACTGACAACATTGCGTGCGAGGTGCTCGAAGAAATGCGTCAAGTTTCTCCGCCGGAGATTCAGCAACAAATGGCTGACAATATTCAGTGGATCAAAGGGGCTCAAGAAAACCAGATGGTTGTGGGTTCTCAGGCGCGTATTCTTTACGCTGACGCGGAAGGGCGTATGAAGATAGCGAAGGCTTTCAATGACGCTATCGCGGAAGGTAAATTGAACGGTCCTGTTGTTCTTGGTCGTGATCACCACGATGTAAGTGGAACTGATTCTCCATACCGCGAAACGTCGAACATCTACGATGGTTCTTCATTCACCGCTGATATGGCAGTTCAAAACTTCGCGGGAGACGCATTCCGTGGAGCGACTTGGATTTCACTACACAACGGTGGTGGAGTTGGCTGGGGTGAAGTGGTCAATGGCGGTTTCGGAATGCTACTTGACGGCTCAGCTGATAGCGAACGCCGATTGAAGATGATGCTTCATTGGGACGTCAATAACGGTATTGCTCGTCGCTCCTGGGCGCGAAATGACGAAGCTATTTTCGCCATTAAGCGTGCCATGGAGGATGAACCTCGCCTCAAAGTGACCCTTCCGAATATTGTAGATGACAACGATCTAGACGGTCTCTTCGACTAG
- a CDS encoding TetR/AcrR family transcriptional regulator → MEEKESKIIEAAIGIFMRFGIKSVNMADVATQLGISKKTLYKYVSDKADLVKRAMEYHCDLEDKQLKEIAEKNLNAIDESFEGMRMVMNMVKDIHPSVLFDIQKYHPEIKKSMEEDRHKIIYDHLTANMEKGMKEGVYRDDIHPDIVASLYVNNVEAIFHKLTFVETEYSFATLYRELFRLHIRGIASAKGIEYLVEKMKQESNAKQ, encoded by the coding sequence ATGGAAGAAAAAGAGTCGAAGATAATTGAGGCTGCTATCGGCATATTCATGCGATTTGGAATCAAAAGCGTGAACATGGCTGATGTCGCGACTCAACTTGGGATCAGTAAGAAGACACTCTACAAGTACGTATCAGATAAGGCTGATTTGGTCAAGCGCGCAATGGAATATCACTGCGACCTTGAAGACAAGCAGCTAAAAGAGATTGCAGAAAAGAACCTCAACGCCATTGATGAGAGTTTTGAGGGGATGCGCATGGTCATGAACATGGTGAAAGACATTCACCCTTCGGTGTTGTTTGACATCCAGAAATACCATCCAGAGATCAAGAAATCAATGGAGGAGGATCGCCATAAGATTATCTATGACCATCTCACAGCGAACATGGAGAAGGGCATGAAAGAAGGGGTATATCGTGACGATATCCACCCTGACATCGTGGCTTCGCTTTATGTCAATAACGTGGAAGCGATTTTCCACAAACTCACTTTCGTGGAAACGGAATACTCGTTCGCAACACTTTACCGCGAACTATTCCGACTGCATATCAGAGGAATTGCCAGTGCAAAAGGCATCGAATACCTCGTCGAAAAAATGAAACAAGAATCAAACGCCAAACAATAA
- a CDS encoding TolC family protein, which produces MKPAKALSLVIAVLIAQFSYAQEAVSMSLAQAQQYALEHGFAVTNARLDAAKAEREVKETLSIGLPQVTGSIDYNNYIDIPVQVAPADAFGFPDYLNQFLFDVSNETGVALNAPEPDPDAISEFQFGTPQTITAGIQATQIVFDGSYFVGIQASRAYADAMRNGIEKSEVETKEAVASAYHTVLVAQENSRILSESLGLLKDTFEETQALYENGFAEEMDVDQLRLNLADLESRIKYADQQAEVALDMLKFQIGMDLAADLTLTDNVESLTGDTGASMLSTPFNIENNPDFKMQRSYVNLAELGVKNEKARALPSIGAFYSYQRNAQRDEFNFLDFDQKWYPIQLWGVQMTVPIFGSTQGYQRIEKAKVDLARAEEALFQVEQGAKLEFTSARIDFDNSLEQREIQKQNLELAEKIFNKTQIKYNEGVASSFELSQSQSQLLTTQGNYINATLQLLNARARLNKALNNF; this is translated from the coding sequence ATGAAACCAGCAAAAGCACTCTCGTTAGTGATCGCCGTGCTTATCGCACAGTTCTCCTATGCACAGGAGGCGGTGAGCATGAGTCTTGCCCAGGCGCAACAATATGCGCTTGAACACGGCTTTGCTGTTACCAACGCACGTCTTGATGCGGCCAAAGCCGAGCGAGAAGTGAAAGAAACGTTGTCGATCGGTTTACCTCAAGTAACGGGGTCAATCGATTACAACAACTACATCGACATTCCGGTGCAGGTAGCCCCTGCAGATGCCTTTGGCTTCCCGGATTACCTTAACCAGTTCTTATTTGATGTTTCAAATGAAACTGGTGTTGCCTTAAATGCTCCTGAACCCGATCCAGATGCGATCAGTGAGTTCCAGTTCGGAACGCCGCAAACCATCACCGCAGGAATCCAGGCAACGCAAATCGTCTTCGACGGTTCTTACTTCGTAGGAATTCAGGCTTCACGCGCCTACGCTGACGCCATGCGAAACGGAATCGAAAAGTCAGAAGTGGAGACCAAAGAAGCCGTGGCCAGTGCTTACCACACGGTACTCGTTGCACAGGAAAACAGCCGCATCCTTTCAGAAAGCCTCGGTCTACTAAAAGACACTTTCGAAGAGACACAAGCACTCTACGAGAATGGCTTCGCTGAAGAAATGGATGTAGATCAGCTTCGTCTCAACCTTGCTGACTTGGAAAGTCGCATCAAGTATGCCGACCAACAAGCAGAGGTTGCGCTTGACATGTTGAAGTTCCAAATCGGTATGGATCTAGCCGCTGACCTCACGCTAACAGATAACGTGGAGTCTTTGACTGGAGATACAGGAGCTTCAATGCTCAGCACTCCGTTCAACATCGAAAACAATCCTGACTTCAAGATGCAGCGCAGCTACGTGAATCTAGCTGAGCTCGGGGTGAAGAATGAAAAAGCGCGTGCACTTCCTTCCATTGGAGCTTTCTACAGCTACCAGAGAAACGCCCAGCGTGATGAATTCAACTTCCTCGATTTCGATCAAAAATGGTACCCTATCCAACTTTGGGGTGTGCAGATGACCGTTCCAATCTTCGGTTCTACACAAGGATACCAACGTATTGAAAAGGCGAAGGTTGATTTGGCTCGCGCCGAAGAAGCACTCTTCCAAGTTGAACAAGGAGCAAAACTGGAATTCACCAGTGCGCGCATTGACTTTGACAACTCACTCGAACAACGTGAGATTCAAAAGCAAAACTTGGAACTCGCTGAGAAGATCTTCAACAAAACGCAGATCAAGTACAACGAAGGGGTGGCTAGTAGCTTTGAACTTTCTCAAAGCCAGTCGCAGCTTTTGACTACTCAAGGAAACTATATCAACGCCACGTTACAGCTACTCAACGCACGTGCGCGACTCAATAAAGCACTCAACAATTTCTAG
- a CDS encoding efflux RND transporter periplasmic adaptor subunit, with product MKTTIKILSFFAFTAFLASCGGEAVDQDLQALTQKRDSIKTEIATMTEELMELETQIAEMDDDFTLLQVTAIEASISTFDHYFTVQGTIETDMNAQVFPESQGMITSIKVNEGQQVSKGQTILTLDTELIRKNIAEVETQYELAVEIYDRQKRLWEQNIGSEVQYLEAKTNKERLEGTLATLNKQVSMGTVRAPFSGVIDQIGPKIGEMASPAFPVARIVSLDKMYVTADVSEYYVNAVKEGMNIDVILPGIDTLDAEIDRVGRFIKPENRTFEVSAELENSPSLRPNMFCALRVNDAHYDSTMVIQSSMVQQDVSGKDFIYLLTREGDNYSVKKQPITTAESFGNEVRVSAGLKPGDLIVDKGARRVIDGQEVELFMENASVATK from the coding sequence ATGAAAACGACAATCAAAATATTATCATTCTTCGCTTTCACAGCATTTCTTGCCAGCTGTGGTGGCGAAGCCGTAGATCAAGACCTACAGGCCTTGACTCAAAAACGCGACTCAATCAAAACAGAGATCGCTACCATGACCGAGGAGCTCATGGAACTCGAAACCCAAATCGCAGAGATGGATGACGATTTCACATTGCTTCAGGTAACTGCCATTGAGGCTTCTATTTCGACCTTCGATCACTACTTCACCGTTCAAGGAACGATCGAAACCGACATGAACGCACAGGTTTTCCCTGAGTCTCAAGGAATGATCACTTCAATCAAAGTAAATGAAGGACAGCAAGTCTCAAAAGGACAAACCATCCTGACACTTGATACGGAGTTGATTCGTAAGAACATCGCAGAAGTAGAAACACAGTACGAACTTGCTGTTGAAATCTACGATCGCCAAAAGCGTCTTTGGGAGCAGAACATCGGCTCAGAGGTCCAGTACCTCGAGGCAAAGACCAACAAAGAACGCCTAGAAGGAACACTTGCTACACTCAACAAGCAAGTAAGCATGGGTACTGTTCGCGCACCATTCTCTGGAGTGATTGATCAAATCGGACCAAAGATTGGAGAGATGGCGAGCCCGGCATTCCCGGTAGCGCGTATCGTGAGTCTTGACAAGATGTACGTAACAGCTGACGTTTCTGAATACTACGTGAACGCAGTAAAGGAAGGAATGAACATCGATGTTATCCTCCCTGGAATTGATACGCTTGATGCGGAAATTGATCGCGTAGGACGTTTCATCAAGCCAGAAAACAGAACCTTCGAGGTTTCTGCAGAGCTAGAAAACTCACCTTCTCTTCGTCCCAACATGTTCTGTGCGTTGCGCGTGAACGATGCGCACTACGATAGCACGATGGTGATCCAGTCTTCAATGGTTCAGCAAGATGTTTCAGGAAAAGACTTCATCTATTTGTTGACTCGTGAAGGCGACAATTACAGCGTGAAGAAGCAGCCAATCACAACGGCTGAATCATTCGGAAATGAAGTACGTGTATCAGCAGGGCTCAAGCCTGGAGATCTTATTGTTGACAAGGGCGCGCGTCGCGTGATCGATGGTCAAGAAGTGGAGTTGTTCATGGAGAACGCTTCTGTAGCAACTAAGTGA
- a CDS encoding efflux RND transporter permease subunit, translating into MKEEDIIDQGEGSNQSKEEKLKEFGLTTFSISNRTTVFVITFIIFAAGLYSYITVPKESFPEVVIPEIYVGTPYPGNGPTDIEKLITRPLEKEINTITGIDEIVSTSTQGYSAIQVKFDFDVTPEEALRKVKDKVDVAMSDPDFPDDLPADPNIFEMNFSELVPVMNVNLSGDYSLDDLKAYAEILEDRIENVPEISSVDIRGVMDKEVEIEVDFLKAEAMNISFNDISGAIQQENLTISGGDVLVDNFKRTLQVKGEFQTMRDIERVIVKSENQNVVFLGDIAKVEFVEEEKESFAREYLQPVVSLDIIKRAGENLIEASDQINEIIDEARLNDLPENLSITITNDQSDQTRTQVDELQNSIIFGVILVVGVLLFFLGLRNALFVGVAIPLSMFMSFMILNVMGITFNVMVLFSLVLALGMLVDNGIVVVENIYRLMDEKGMNAIQAARYGVGEVAWPIIASTATTLAAFIPLAIWPGMMGEFMKYLPMTLIIVLSSSLFVALVINPALTAVFMRVGEQQVNKRRSLMVGGILTAVGLLFVLVSYGMIDEDGVDQGVAVRVFGNMLGVAGALTLLNTFVLTPAAEGFQNKVLPRLESAYERFLTYAVSGIRPWVFFFGTIGMLFLSFILMGVATPKVEFFPANEPQYLNIFIEKPIGTSIDETNRVTELIEQRVINVVNSEQFQKPDPVTGEVQPFLVNSVIGQVGNGTSDPNQGPQLGNTPHKARITVSFIKFQERQGLSTNDVLNAIREDLKSFPEAEIVVAKNENGPPQGPPINIEIKGDDYDSLMHYAQVMKRFINDRRIAGIEELKLDVNKSKPEMPVTIDREKARRYGLSTYQVGDAIRTALFGREVSTFKDGEDDYPINIRFSEEYRNNPDALLNQKITFRDPANGQIKQVPISSVATIGKSNTFNAVKRIDLERVITISSNVLEDYNANEIVNSIKGELQTFEMPDGITWEFTGQQEEQAKEMAFLVSALLIAFFMIFLIITAQFNSISTPFIIGFSVLFSMIGVLLGLVVFQMDFVILMTMIGIISLAGVVVNNAIVLIDYTNLIRDRRKRELGLPENERLEFKDVVQAIIEGGKTRLRPVLLTAITTILGLLPLAVGLNIDFVGFMVDYDPKIYVGGDNNVFWKPMSWAIIFGLTFATFLTLVIVPIMYWYLNRMKYKMLYKKAV; encoded by the coding sequence ATGAAAGAAGAGGATATCATTGATCAAGGCGAAGGTAGCAACCAATCAAAAGAGGAAAAGCTCAAAGAGTTTGGCCTGACTACCTTCTCGATCTCAAACCGCACAACGGTCTTTGTGATCACCTTTATCATCTTCGCTGCCGGGTTGTACTCGTACATCACGGTACCAAAAGAAAGTTTCCCAGAAGTAGTTATTCCTGAGATCTACGTTGGCACACCGTACCCAGGTAACGGACCTACCGATATCGAAAAGTTGATCACTCGACCACTCGAGAAAGAGATCAACACCATCACAGGTATCGACGAAATCGTATCTACTTCTACCCAAGGTTACTCTGCCATCCAGGTCAAGTTTGACTTTGATGTGACGCCAGAAGAAGCCTTGAGAAAAGTAAAAGACAAGGTAGACGTTGCGATGTCTGATCCAGACTTCCCTGACGACCTGCCTGCTGACCCGAACATCTTTGAGATGAACTTCTCTGAGCTTGTTCCTGTAATGAACGTCAATCTTTCTGGAGATTACTCTCTAGACGACCTTAAGGCTTACGCCGAAATCTTGGAAGACCGCATTGAGAATGTCCCAGAAATTTCAAGTGTCGACATCCGCGGGGTGATGGATAAAGAGGTAGAAATTGAAGTCGATTTCTTGAAGGCGGAAGCCATGAACATCAGCTTCAATGACATCTCCGGAGCAATCCAACAAGAAAACCTGACCATTTCAGGGGGTGACGTTTTGGTTGACAACTTCAAACGTACCCTTCAGGTCAAAGGAGAATTCCAGACGATGCGCGACATCGAGCGCGTGATTGTGAAGAGCGAAAACCAAAACGTGGTATTCCTCGGAGATATCGCAAAGGTGGAGTTCGTTGAAGAAGAGAAAGAGAGTTTCGCTCGTGAATACCTTCAGCCGGTAGTTTCGCTAGACATTATCAAGCGCGCGGGAGAAAACCTCATCGAGGCCAGCGATCAGATCAACGAGATCATTGATGAAGCACGATTGAACGATCTTCCAGAGAACCTTTCGATCACTATTACCAATGACCAAAGTGATCAGACACGTACTCAGGTAGACGAGCTTCAAAACAGCATCATCTTCGGGGTGATCTTGGTTGTAGGGGTTCTTCTATTCTTCCTTGGTCTGAGAAATGCACTCTTCGTTGGGGTGGCGATTCCACTTTCGATGTTCATGTCATTCATGATCTTGAACGTCATGGGAATTACCTTCAACGTAATGGTTCTCTTCTCATTGGTACTCGCATTGGGAATGCTCGTCGACAACGGAATTGTGGTCGTCGAGAACATATATCGACTCATGGACGAAAAGGGCATGAATGCCATCCAAGCTGCACGCTACGGTGTGGGTGAGGTGGCATGGCCTATTATCGCATCTACGGCAACAACACTAGCAGCCTTTATTCCTCTCGCCATTTGGCCTGGAATGATGGGTGAGTTCATGAAGTACCTCCCAATGACGCTCATTATCGTATTGAGCTCATCTCTTTTTGTCGCTTTGGTAATTAACCCAGCGTTGACTGCCGTTTTCATGCGTGTTGGAGAACAACAAGTAAACAAGCGCCGCTCACTTATGGTGGGAGGAATCTTGACTGCAGTTGGTCTACTCTTCGTGTTGGTGAGCTACGGTATGATCGATGAAGATGGTGTAGATCAAGGAGTAGCAGTGCGTGTATTCGGTAACATGCTTGGTGTGGCTGGCGCATTAACTCTGCTCAACACCTTTGTTCTCACGCCTGCGGCGGAAGGCTTCCAAAACAAAGTGCTTCCTCGCCTTGAGAGCGCTTACGAGCGATTCTTGACTTACGCAGTATCTGGTATTCGTCCGTGGGTATTCTTCTTCGGAACTATTGGTATGCTCTTCCTATCATTCATCTTGATGGGCGTGGCTACTCCGAAAGTAGAGTTCTTCCCTGCGAATGAGCCTCAGTACTTGAATATCTTCATTGAGAAGCCAATTGGAACCTCAATTGATGAAACGAACCGTGTAACCGAATTGATCGAGCAACGCGTGATCAACGTGGTGAACAGCGAGCAATTCCAGAAGCCAGATCCTGTGACAGGAGAGGTTCAACCATTCCTGGTGAACTCTGTTATCGGTCAGGTCGGTAACGGAACAAGTGACCCTAACCAGGGGCCGCAGCTCGGAAACACGCCACACAAGGCACGTATTACCGTCTCATTCATCAAGTTCCAGGAACGTCAGGGCTTGAGCACCAATGATGTGTTGAACGCTATTCGTGAAGACCTGAAGAGCTTCCCTGAAGCAGAGATTGTCGTCGCGAAGAACGAGAACGGGCCACCACAGGGTCCTCCGATCAACATCGAAATCAAGGGCGACGACTACGATTCATTGATGCACTACGCACAAGTAATGAAACGCTTCATCAATGATCGCAGAATCGCTGGTATTGAAGAGCTCAAGCTTGACGTCAACAAGTCGAAGCCGGAGATGCCGGTGACGATTGACCGCGAAAAAGCACGTCGATACGGACTATCAACTTACCAAGTAGGTGATGCCATTCGTACCGCGCTCTTCGGTCGTGAGGTGAGTACTTTCAAAGATGGAGAAGATGATTACCCAATCAACATCCGATTTAGCGAAGAGTACCGCAACAACCCAGATGCCCTCTTGAACCAGAAGATCACCTTCCGTGATCCTGCGAACGGACAGATTAAGCAAGTACCAATTTCGTCTGTAGCCACGATCGGTAAGTCGAACACCTTTAACGCGGTGAAACGAATCGACTTGGAACGAGTGATCACGATCTCTTCCAACGTTCTGGAAGACTACAACGCCAATGAAATCGTGAATTCGATCAAAGGCGAGCTTCAAACATTCGAAATGCCGGATGGAATCACTTGGGAGTTCACAGGTCAGCAAGAAGAACAAGCAAAAGAAATGGCCTTCTTGGTTTCTGCCCTTTTGATTGCCTTCTTCATGATCTTCTTGATCATCACAGCGCAGTTCAACTCGATCAGCACACCTTTCATCATTGGGTTCTCTGTATTGTTCTCAATGATTGGTGTACTTCTCGGATTGGTTGTGTTCCAGATGGACTTCGTGATCTTGATGACGATGATCGGAATCATCTCACTGGCCGGAGTCGTCGTAAACAACGCCATCGTACTGATTGACTACACCAATTTGATACGTGACCGTAGAAAACGTGAATTGGGTCTGCCAGAAAACGAGCGTTTGGAATTCAAGGATGTGGTTCAAGCCATTATTGAAGGTGGTAAGACACGTCTACGCCCAGTACTTCTTACAGCGATCACAACAATCTTAGGTCTTCTGCCTCTTGCGGTAGGGCTTAACATCGACTTCGTAGGCTTCATGGTTGACTATGACCCGAAGATCTACGTAGGTGGTGACAACAATGTGTTCTGGAAACCAATGTCTTGGGCGATCATCTTCGGATTAACCTTCGCCACCTTCTTGACCTTGGTCATCGTGCCAATTATGTATTGGTATTTGAACAGAATGAAGTACAAGATGTTATATAAGAAAGCAGTATAA
- the arsS gene encoding arsenosugar biosynthesis radical SAM (seleno)protein ArsS (Some members of this family are selenoproteins.) — MNKSLPILDQSFESTLRKHQIELKRKEIKILQVNIGKLCNLACLHCHVEAGPKRTENMVRETADRILDLLRKEPQIHTVDITGGAPEMNENFRYFVSEIRKMGKEVIDRCNLTVFFEPGQEDTIQFLADQKVKVVASLPCYLSDNVDKQRGKGTFVKSIDALQQMNDLGYGKPGTGLELDLVYNPVGEHLPPGQAKLQEDYKVYLKDNFNIEFNQLYTITNMPIKRYAHMLEREGKMVEYMQLLINAFNPRAAEAVMCTELISISYDGQIYDCDFNQMLEIPLNWKDRTVFNIESFSSLEEDIAFDNHCFGCTAGAGSSCAGAIL; from the coding sequence ATGAACAAGAGCCTCCCCATACTAGATCAGTCGTTTGAGTCTACTCTACGCAAGCATCAGATTGAACTGAAACGTAAAGAGATCAAAATCTTGCAGGTGAACATCGGTAAGCTATGTAACCTTGCTTGCTTGCATTGTCACGTTGAGGCAGGGCCAAAGCGTACAGAAAACATGGTGCGTGAAACGGCTGACCGTATTCTTGACCTTCTCCGTAAAGAGCCACAAATTCACACCGTTGATATCACTGGTGGGGCGCCTGAGATGAATGAGAACTTCCGCTACTTCGTTTCTGAAATCAGAAAGATGGGCAAAGAGGTGATTGACCGTTGCAACTTGACTGTGTTCTTCGAGCCAGGACAAGAAGACACGATTCAATTTCTCGCAGATCAAAAGGTAAAGGTGGTCGCTTCTCTTCCATGCTACCTGAGTGACAACGTGGATAAACAGCGCGGTAAAGGAACTTTCGTGAAGAGTATCGATGCCCTGCAGCAAATGAATGATCTAGGTTACGGAAAGCCTGGAACAGGTCTAGAACTTGATCTTGTTTACAATCCGGTAGGTGAACACCTTCCTCCTGGACAAGCGAAACTTCAAGAAGATTATAAAGTCTACCTCAAAGACAATTTCAATATCGAATTCAATCAGTTGTACACCATTACCAACATGCCGATCAAGCGTTATGCGCACATGCTCGAACGTGAAGGAAAAATGGTGGAATACATGCAGCTGTTGATCAACGCGTTTAACCCACGCGCAGCCGAAGCTGTCATGTGTACGGAGTTGATCTCTATTTCATACGACGGACAGATTTACGATTGTGACTTCAACCAGATGTTGGAGATTCCATTGAATTGGAAAGATCGTACCGTATTCAACATCGAATCATTTAGCAGCCTAGAAGAAGACATCGCATTCGACAACCACTGCTTCGGATGCACCGCTGGTGCCGGAAGTTCATGCGCAGGTGCCAT